The following proteins come from a genomic window of Dermacentor albipictus isolate Rhodes 1998 colony chromosome 8, USDA_Dalb.pri_finalv2, whole genome shotgun sequence:
- the RpL10 gene encoding large ribosomal subunit protein uL16 isoform X1, whose protein sequence is MAQMGRLRCMQSYKKSTSASKMGRRPARCYRYCKNKPYPKSRFCRGVPDPKIRIFDLGRKKARVDEFPLCIHLISKEFEQISSEALEAGRICANKYLVKTCGKDAFHLRMRLHPFHVIRINKMLSCAGADRLQTGMRGAFGKPQGTVARVHIGQKIMSVRAKEQHKENVIEALRRAKFKFPGRQKVHVSKKWGFTKWDAEEYEEMRADGRLKPDGCYCHYRGGHGPLNNWMKIQRELRGLE, encoded by the exons GCACTTCAGCCAGCAAGATGGGTCGCCGACCCGCAAGATG TTATCGCTACTGCAAGAACAAGCCGTACCCCAAGTCGCGGTTCTGTCGTGGTGTCCCCG ACCCGAAGATCCGCATCTTTGACTTGGGCCGCAAGAAGGCGCGGGTGGACGAGTTCCCGCTCTGCATCCACCTCATCTCGAAGGAGTTCGAGCAGATCTCGTCCGAAGCGCTGGAGGCCGGCCGCATCTGCGCCAACAAGTACCTCGTCAAGACCTGCGGCAAGGACGCTTTCCACCTCCGGATGAGACTCCACCCCTTCCACGTCATCCGAATCAACAAAATGTTGTCGTGTGCTGGTGCTGATAG GCTGCAGACGGGGATGCGTGGTGCCTTTGGCAAGCCTCAGGGCACTGTCGCTAGGGTGCACATCGGCCAGAAGATCATGTCGGTGCGCGCTAAGGAGCAGCACAAGGAGAACGTCATCGAAGCGCTGCGTCGTGCCAAGTTCAAGTTCCCCGGCCGCCAGAAG GTGCACGTCTCCAAGAAGTGGGGCTTCACCAAGTGGGACGCCGAGGAGTATGAGGAGATGCGTGCCGACGGCAGGCTGAAGCCAGACGGCTGCTATTGCCACTATCGTGGTGGCCACGGTCCCCTCAACAACTGGATGAAGATCCAGAGGGAGCTGCGCGGCCTCGAATAG
- the RpL10 gene encoding large ribosomal subunit protein uL16 isoform X2, with protein MGRRPARCYRYCKNKPYPKSRFCRGVPDPKIRIFDLGRKKARVDEFPLCIHLISKEFEQISSEALEAGRICANKYLVKTCGKDAFHLRMRLHPFHVIRINKMLSCAGADRLQTGMRGAFGKPQGTVARVHIGQKIMSVRAKEQHKENVIEALRRAKFKFPGRQKVHVSKKWGFTKWDAEEYEEMRADGRLKPDGCYCHYRGGHGPLNNWMKIQRELRGLE; from the exons ATGGGTCGCCGACCCGCAAGATG TTATCGCTACTGCAAGAACAAGCCGTACCCCAAGTCGCGGTTCTGTCGTGGTGTCCCCG ACCCGAAGATCCGCATCTTTGACTTGGGCCGCAAGAAGGCGCGGGTGGACGAGTTCCCGCTCTGCATCCACCTCATCTCGAAGGAGTTCGAGCAGATCTCGTCCGAAGCGCTGGAGGCCGGCCGCATCTGCGCCAACAAGTACCTCGTCAAGACCTGCGGCAAGGACGCTTTCCACCTCCGGATGAGACTCCACCCCTTCCACGTCATCCGAATCAACAAAATGTTGTCGTGTGCTGGTGCTGATAG GCTGCAGACGGGGATGCGTGGTGCCTTTGGCAAGCCTCAGGGCACTGTCGCTAGGGTGCACATCGGCCAGAAGATCATGTCGGTGCGCGCTAAGGAGCAGCACAAGGAGAACGTCATCGAAGCGCTGCGTCGTGCCAAGTTCAAGTTCCCCGGCCGCCAGAAG GTGCACGTCTCCAAGAAGTGGGGCTTCACCAAGTGGGACGCCGAGGAGTATGAGGAGATGCGTGCCGACGGCAGGCTGAAGCCAGACGGCTGCTATTGCCACTATCGTGGTGGCCACGGTCCCCTCAACAACTGGATGAAGATCCAGAGGGAGCTGCGCGGCCTCGAATAG